A stretch of DNA from Pseudoalteromonas sp. A25:
TTGCAAACCGCATGACTTTGCAAAACCGATTCAAAACCGGTTTAGATATCGCAAAGTACACCGCAAAAATCATGCGAGAAGACATGGCAGCTTATGACCAAGATAGCAGTCAATACACACAATCTCTTGGCTGCTGGCATGGGTTTACAGCCCAGCAAATGATGATGGCAATTAAACGTCACCAAAAAACAACCAAGCGCTCATACGTTTACTTAAGTGGCTGGATGGTCGCCGCACTACGCTCTGAATTTGGCCCATTACCAGATCAAAGTATGCATGAGAAAACATCTGTGCCTAAGCTCATCGAAGAGATCTACACATTCTTAAAGCAAGCCGATGCAAGAGAGCTTGATCACCTATATCGCGAACTAGATGATGCAAAAGCGACCGGGGCAAATACACAAGAAATAATCAATAACATTGATAATTTTGAAACGCATGTTGTGCCAATTATCGCAGACATTGATGCAGGCTTTGGCAATGAAGAAGCAACGTATCTTCTAGCAAAAAAAATGATAGAAGCGGGCGCTTGTGCAATTCAAATCGAAAACCAAGTTTCAGATGCAAAACAATGTGGTCACCAAGCTGGTAAAGTAACCGTACCTCACGAAGACTTTTTAGCAAAGATCAATGCTGTTAGATACGCATTCTTAGAACTTGGCGTTGAAGACGGGATCATCGTAGCACGCACAGATTCTTTAGGTGCCAGCTTAACGCAAAAAATACCGGTATCAAAAGAGCCTGGCGATTTAGCAAGCCAATATACTGCATTCTTAGATACAACCCCAATCACATCAGCAGATGATTTAAATGATGGTGAAATGGCAATAAAACTAGATGGTCAACTTTGCAAACCTGTCCGTCTAGAAAATGGTCTATATCAGTTTAAAGACGGTACAGAAAAAGATCGTGTTGTCTTAGATTGTGTAACAAGCTTAAGATCTGGTGCCGATTTATTATGGATTGAAACCGAAAAGCCACATGTTCAGCAAATTGCAGAACTCGTCAACCGAATTAAAGAGCACGTGCCAAATGCTAAGCTAGTTTACAACAACTCGCCATCATTTAACTGGACTTTAAAGTTTAGAGAGCAAGTCTATGCACAGTGGCAACAAGAAGGGCGAGATTTGAGCCAATATCCTGATCCAAGTTTAGATCCAAAAGCACTTATGGCTCCACAATTGGATAGCTCAGAGTTAGCCGCGGCTGCCGATGAACTCGTACGTAACTTCCAACGCGATGGTGCTCGTGAAGCAGGTATATTCCATCACTTGATCACGCTTCCAACTTATCATACCGCTGCATTAAGCACAGATATTTTAGCTGAAGGTTACTTTGGTGATTTAGGCATGCTTGCCTATGTGCGTGATGTGCAACGACAAGAAATTAGACGTGAACAAGCTTCTGTGAAGCATCAAGACCTAGCGGGTTCAAACATTGGCGACACCCATAAGGAGTACTTCTCAGGTGAGAATGCGCTCAAAGCAGGTGGAGAAGCTAACACAATGAACCAATTCTAAATCTAAGCCAACCAATAGAGTCCCTATAGAGAGCTTTCGAGCTCTCTATATAAAACACTCAAACAACCAGATCAGATTTTTACTAAATTAATTAACCACAAAGCAAATTCGATACATAAAAGCGCAAAATCAGCGTTGCCCATTTGATTATTATTATTTCTCTAATATTAAGACCCTTAAAGCCTTATTTCAGAACAAAATTTTACTAACAGACTAAGCTACAGAACAACATTTTACTAAGGCAGTAGTCAAATAAACCGAAATTTTACTAACTCAAGGCCTATAAACCGAAATTTTACTAACTCATTGACGCAAATTTGCAATAAACTTTAATTATTGAATAAAAAACAATGTGTAAACCCCCTTTACAAAACACACTTCCGTGCATTCATGTATGCTGAAAATGTCTAAAAAGGCTTGTTTAGGCTTTCAATTAGAGGCATTTTGAAGTAAAAAAATAGATAAGGCGGAAATTTTATAAAGATGTGAAAAATGCCTTAGAAGTTTTTATTAGATGAAACGCCACTTCGTAAAATATTGATCCAGCATACTGTTCATGCCAATATAAACGATATAAAACAGTGAGTTAATTAATAATGCTATTATATTCTCATTATGGATCAGGCGATAACTAACTTTATCGCAACCTTTCTAAACGTTCCCCCCATTTAAATTGCTCGCGTAGCTCATGAACGCTTATTCCATATGGTCCAACCTCTATAGGCCGCTGCCCAACTCCATTTTTCTTACACATTTATTCGTTTTACTAGTAACTCACATGGGAGAAGATAGAAATGACACAACATACAATGAAACATGGAGATTGGGCTAAAATTGTTGAAACACGTCAAAAAAAGCAACAAGCTCAACAGAAAAAAGGCGCATATAACACGCCAATCATCACCATACTGCTGCTTAGCATATTTGTTGTTGCAGCTCTTTGGGCACTTTTCCATAATCAGAATCAGCAACTCTCAATTGCAGAACTAAGTAGCGAACAAAAGAGACGTATAACCAGGCACTTTTCTAAACAGTTCATCATCGGGAGCTGGGAGTTTTATGATACAAAATTTACCAAATCAGATATCGAGGTAATGATAAAAATTCCTACGCAACTGTCTATGAGCCAGTTACATGCATCTAAATATATAAGAACGGCTTTGTGCCCTCCAACCAACCATAAAGTTTGGTCTGATGTGGGCTTGTATAATTTGCATATCAACCTATTTACCGACTCTCCGCGCAAGGGCAAAGCGGTTATGTGTAACAATCCCAATATGTCTTAAACTGGTGTCCCCCTATTGTAAAGGGGGTTAACACTACTCAAGTTCTAAGCGCGACTGTTCAACAAGATCCTCAGGCAAAGATTTACTGACCGAAACTCCCAACTCTTTAAACTCAGACGCTTGTTTAATCAGATTACCTTTACCGCTGTATAGTTGTCCGAAAGCTTTTTCATAGCTTTCTTTCGCCTTGTCTAGTTGCTTCCCAACACCATCCATACTGTGTAAAAATGCGTTCAGTTTGTTGTAAAACTTCTCGGCTCGCAATGCAAGCTCTCGACTATGCTTGCTCTGTTCTTCAAATTTCCAAAGCTGCTTAACAATGTTCAAGCTCGTGAGGAGTGTGGTTGGGGTAGCAACTAATACATTCATGTCTAGAGCTTGCTGATACAAGTTTGGATTATGCTTTATCGCTTCAACGAATGCAGACTCAACCGGAATGAACATAATAACGACTTCAGGAGAATTTAAGCCTGGCAAGCGTTCATAAGACTTATCACCCAATTCTTTAATTCTTGCTTGCACTGCAAGGCAATGTTGAGCGAGCGCTTCGTGAGCACTGGTCTCATTATCAGAGTTTACATAACGGGTATATGCGTTCAACGATGTTTTTGCATCGATCACTAGGTGACGCTGTTGAGGCAGATACACGATAACATCGGGGCGAAATTTACCTTGCTCAGTAGTAAACGACACCTCTCGTTTGTAGTCAAACCCCGCTCTTAAACCAGCACTATCAAGCACATTCTCTAGCATCAATTCACCCCAATTTCCTTGGGTCTTCTTCTGACCTTGTAATGCAGTGGTTAACTTGTCGGCTTGTTCAGTAATGGTTTTATTGTTGGCTTGTAAATGCAACAGCTCTGTTTTTAA
This window harbors:
- a CDS encoding isocitrate lyase; translated protein: MTRYQSQLDKFSTLCQTNGKTWQSINPEFANRMTLQNRFKTGLDIAKYTAKIMREDMAAYDQDSSQYTQSLGCWHGFTAQQMMMAIKRHQKTTKRSYVYLSGWMVAALRSEFGPLPDQSMHEKTSVPKLIEEIYTFLKQADARELDHLYRELDDAKATGANTQEIINNIDNFETHVVPIIADIDAGFGNEEATYLLAKKMIEAGACAIQIENQVSDAKQCGHQAGKVTVPHEDFLAKINAVRYAFLELGVEDGIIVARTDSLGASLTQKIPVSKEPGDLASQYTAFLDTTPITSADDLNDGEMAIKLDGQLCKPVRLENGLYQFKDGTEKDRVVLDCVTSLRSGADLLWIETEKPHVQQIAELVNRIKEHVPNAKLVYNNSPSFNWTLKFREQVYAQWQQEGRDLSQYPDPSLDPKALMAPQLDSSELAAAADELVRNFQRDGAREAGIFHHLITLPTYHTAALSTDILAEGYFGDLGMLAYVRDVQRQEIRREQASVKHQDLAGSNIGDTHKEYFSGENALKAGGEANTMNQF
- the rmuC gene encoding DNA recombination protein RmuC, which translates into the protein MFDTIVSQVSWLHLVLVGSGMLVTFPWYIIQKQKLTSQVAMLEQRLFEQCEQVSQCVAQAEQLQAEKLQLHGHCQQYQARLSEKQQQANQYHQLWQQSEKSLAQSTEKSHCLEIELTDLKTTLEQKTLAFDAQIQQLEKSKAILKQEFENIANQIFEEKTARFNSQSQERISQLLQPMQGELKGFRDKMEAIHSEELKQRASLKTELLHLQANNKTITEQADKLTTALQGQKKTQGNWGELMLENVLDSAGLRAGFDYKREVSFTTEQGKFRPDVIVYLPQQRHLVIDAKTSLNAYTRYVNSDNETSAHEALAQHCLAVQARIKELGDKSYERLPGLNSPEVVIMFIPVESAFVEAIKHNPNLYQQALDMNVLVATPTTLLTSLNIVKQLWKFEEQSKHSRELALRAEKFYNKLNAFLHSMDGVGKQLDKAKESYEKAFGQLYSGKGNLIKQASEFKELGVSVSKSLPEDLVEQSRLELE